The Saccharolobus shibatae B12 genomic interval ACCCCTTAACTACTTGTGGTCCCCTGACTAATATCTCCCCATCCTCCCCTATCATCACCTCAGTATTATACACTGGAACTCCAGAACTCACAATACCGTATTCTTGCTCAACTGGTAAATTACCATCATAGGGATATGGCCATAATGTAGCAGGGGAAGTAGTTTCCGTTAAACCCCAGGCCATATAAATCCAATCCCCAACTCTCTTTCTCCACTCTTCCTCTATAGCCTTTGGCATTGCCATTCCTCCAGATGACCACAGTCTCATACTTGACAAATCTTGCTTATCTAACGCGTTAAGCATAGCCATATATGCAGTTGCGACAGCCATTGTCAAAGTTGTTTTACTCTCCTCAACGGTTCCAAGCGAAAGATCTGAATCAAACCTAAATGACGTGTGAATTGATGAACCAGAGAGGATTGAAGTGGTAATGTGGAATATTTGCCCCGTTATATGGAAAAATGGGGCTATTCCTAAAACCCTATCATTCTCATTAAATCTGAACCACTCTCTATAGATGTACGAGGATGCGTATATGTTGGAATGGGTTATGGGAACTCCCTTGGGTCTTCCAGTGGTTCCAGAAGTGTAAACTAAAAGGGCTAGATCGTTAACGCCAGGGCTAGCGTCACTATATATTCTTTTACTACTCTTTAAGTTCAATTCCTCCTCACAATCGTCAATAATCCTCCACTTTTCCCTATATTCTGAAGGTATTTCGTGAAAAGTATTTGGGTTAGTGGTTATAGTTTGAATTAGGTTCTTTAACTTTGACTCGCATGAGGCTATTGCAATCTTAGTATTTGAATCAGATATTAGGTACCTTAGTTCGTTTTCAGTATAAGAAGGATTTATCGGCAATACTATTCCTCCTAATTTCCAAATGGCGTATTCAACTATGATGAACTGAGGAACGTTTTGTGTTGAAAGTATTACCACATCTCCTTTCTTAACGTATTCGGATAATTGAGAGGCTACAGAGTTGACCATAATTCCCAGTTGTTCAAACGTTACTTTAGTGCCAAAATAATCAATGGCAACCTTATCCTTAAACTCATTTACGCTCTCCTCTAATACTTCAACTTGTGTCTTTGGCTCCCAACTTTTCTTTTCTCCACTTGCTATCATTAAGTGTTTTTTATTAGCTTATGGTAATTAAGTTTCCCCTTTATCTGTATACAATAATCATAGATAATGCATAATTTCCAAGATAAATCTAACTATTATAAGTAAAGCATTCTGTTTATAGAATTCTTAGTATGTAATTTTACTTATGAGTAAGAGAGGAGAAGAAGATGTGTACATGAAGGGTATCGGTTTTGAAATAATAGGAGTTAGGCCAATACCCAAAAGTGCCAGATATATGACTCCCTCGAAAATCTTCATTTTCTGGGCGATGGCGAGTGCGTGTTTACCCGTGGCTTAACTTATGCTTACCTTTAATTGCTTCTAATTCCACCGGCACTCCTCTTAGGGGATCATATACAGTCACCCTTAACTCATTGGGGTTAGTCGAGGGAAACACCTACTAATTATAGATTATGCTGAAGCAGGGCATATCATAGGAAGTAATAAGCCAAATGCGACGATTGTATATGAAATTCATTACGATAAATTCATGAAGATGCTCCTACACGCCCTAAGTTGATTACTTATATCAAATCAGAAATCTTTTTGAGTATATTTCTCAAAGAAAGGGACACACTCATCTTACTAACTCCCAATTGATCTGCTAGCTCTTGAGAGTTCCTATCTCTAGGCACTTTAAAATAACCTAACTCCCTTGCCTTTCTCAATAGCATTCTCTCCTTTTCAGTTAGAAGCATTTCCAACGAGTTCCTACTTATTACTTTGAATATTATTTCCTCATTAACGTCCTTCTCCACAAAGTTGATAATTTTTACCCTGTCATCCTTCATTATGGCGTCTACAACTAAAGTCTTAACGTCTCTTGGTACTATAACGTCGTAGATCTCCTTACCATCTCGTATGCTAGTCCCAATTATAGAAGTACCCTTAGCTCTCAGTTTACTTATTATCGTATTCTCAGCCTCTTGTAACATCGATATTAAATAGATTGAATACTTATTATTATCACTGACAATCTCTGATATATCAAAGTCTATAATACTCCTATCCTTAATCATAATGTTCTTAATCTGCCCTTTAATATTTTCTTTACTTCCTCTAATTATAGCTATCCTACTTGCCTTAAGTATATCAAAACTGGAGTACTCAATGTTAATCAACGTATCAATGTAATTTCCACTTGTGAGCTCCGACCAGCACCCATGGTGCGAAACCACCACGTTAATGTACTTATGGCTCACAAGTTCATACTTTTTTAAAAGTTTAAAAGCTTTCCAATTATACCTTAGTGAAAGCATTTTCCCAAAACTGCTTTTCCATAAAAGACATTATCAGCTAAACGGTAATCAACTTAAGAAAAGTTTAAGTATACCTCCTTTAATCAATAGGTAGGTCAGTTAAATGCCACGAAATTCTTACGAAATTCTGAAATCACTTCCAGTACCATCTAAAGGTCCTTTTAAACCTACTTGGAGTTCATTAAAAAAGTATAGAATTCCAACATGGTTTGCTAACTCTAAATTCGGTATTTTCATCCATTGGGGAGTGTACTCAGTACCAGCATATGCTAACGAATGGTACCCCAGATATATGTACATGCCAGATAGGTCAGAACACCAATACCACCTAAAAAACTTCGGCCCAGTAACTGATTTCGGATATAAGGATTTCATACCAATGTTTTCTGCAGAGAATTGGGATCCATATGAGTGGGCTAAGCTCTTTAAGAAAAGTGGGGCTAAGTTCGTAGTCCTCGTCGCGGAACATCACGATGGATTTGCACTGTGGGAATCAAATTACACTAGGTGGTGTGCAACCAAGATTGGACCTAAAAGGGACATTGTTAGAGAACTTAGGGAAGCTGTTGAAGGTCAAGGACTAATATTTGGCATTTCATATCATAGGGCTGAGCACTGGTGGTTTTTCGATCAAGGGATGAAAATAGAGTCTGACGTAAGGGACCCAAAATATTTCG includes:
- a CDS encoding AMP-binding protein; the encoded protein is MIASGEKKSWEPKTQVEVLEESVNEFKDKVAIDYFGTKVTFEQLGIMVNSVASQLSEYVKKGDVVILSTQNVPQFIIVEYAIWKLGGIVLPINPSYTENELRYLISDSNTKIAIASCESKLKNLIQTITTNPNTFHEIPSEYREKWRIIDDCEEELNLKSSKRIYSDASPGVNDLALLVYTSGTTGRPKGVPITHSNIYASSYIYREWFRFNENDRVLGIAPFFHITGQIFHITTSILSGSSIHTSFRFDSDLSLGTVEESKTTLTMAVATAYMAMLNALDKQDLSSMRLWSSGGMAMPKAIEEEWRKRVGDWIYMAWGLTETTSPATLWPYPYDGNLPVEQEYGIVSSGVPVYNTEVMIGEDGEILVRGPQVVKGYWKIGEFKDGWLPTGDIGKIVNGWVYIIDRKKDIINASGFKVMPREVEEVLYQHYAVDEAVVVGVPDEYRGENVVAYVKLKREYSPSEALAEDIIKYCRLHLASYKVPRQIRFVNDIPKTPSGKIMRRAFRGEM
- a CDS encoding helix-turn-helix domain-containing protein, translating into MLSLRYNWKAFKLLKKYELVSHKYINVVVSHHGCWSELTSGNYIDTLINIEYSSFDILKASRIAIIRGSKENIKGQIKNIMIKDRSIIDFDISEIVSDNNKYSIYLISMLQEAENTIISKLRAKGTSIIGTSIRDGKEIYDVIVPRDVKTLVVDAIMKDDRVKIINFVEKDVNEEIIFKVISRNSLEMLLTEKERMLLRKARELGYFKVPRDRNSQELADQLGVSKMSVSLSLRNILKKISDLI